The Dendropsophus ebraccatus isolate aDenEbr1 chromosome 2, aDenEbr1.pat, whole genome shotgun sequence DNA segment CGTTTCACCAGTTCATTATCACGATACAACCGAACACCAATCACTATGACCGCAAGTAATACAAAGATCAGTGTCCACCTAAAGAACTTCAAGCAAAAGGAagaacttttttctttcttgattTCCTCTTTGTCCACAGTTTCTTGGTGTGCGGCATTGTTTGTCTCTGTGTCTTTTTTCCTTTTACGAAGAACAGCTGTCATATCTAAAAGGAAGGAGAAAATCTAATTACACATTATCATTTTACAGGTATGTACCAATACCTAAAAAAATACTGCCTCCTAAGCACAAGAATATAAGTGCTAtatcactgcctcctatatacaagaatataactactataatactgctccctatatacaagaatataactactataatactgctcctatatacaagaatataactactataatactgctcctatatacaggaatataactgctatatcactgcctcctatatacaagaatataactactataatactgctcctatatacaggaatataactactataatgctgcttctatatacaagaatataactactataatactgctcccatatacaagaatataactactataatactgctcctatatacaagaatataactactataatactgctcctatatacaggaatataactaactTCTTCCTGTGGAACAGGTGCAGGCTTCCTCACAATTTATAGAGTTAATTCCACATAATGATGCTTCTCTCGCTGTATATATTATAGCTGTATAATATATGCAGTTTCAGGTGTCAGGGTTATGTAATGTCCTGATATATACCAGGCCGCAGCTCTCCTGCCTCGGGGCTGCAATCCTTGATGAGAACGTTCTGCAGCATAGTATGGCGGCAGATACAACACGACATCCATAATcttcattatatatacacagatgtCATTGAAATGTTCCTTTTGTGAATACTGAGATCTCCCAGAACAGACGATGTTACCACTACTCTGATCACATCACCATGCGTTGTGCCATAGgacagcctcagctctgctacatctgtcacATACAGAGGATAGAATAGATTTAatgtgtgcgccccccccccccccccccccccgccattcaGTATCCTAAAATGTATATGCAATGCAGATATATACAGCAATTATTAGGGGGAAGCAGGTGCCCAGAACTGTCTGTACGACGTTACTAGCATTCATATGTAGGAGATCCTAAGAAGAGTGTCTCTCTCTGTGGAGGACCCGTCCTGTGCGGTATTATACAGACAGCCCTGTGATACCAATGGGTGCTGTGTAATACCTTTtgtctcctgtggtggtgctgcaggtaaATCAAACACTTACTGCTGATCAGTAGCGGGTCCCACAGGAGGAGTATGGAGGATGATCCAATTGGTATTCCCCATAGGGGAAGACTACAGTGCCGCCTGACCTCTGGACTCTAAAAGAGGTGGAAAGACCACCATGTACAGCCAAGTACCATAAGCAGACAACACCTGTGCCCACCCTACACCTACCTACTGTGAATGGCTTTCCAAGTTCCTTGTAAGTGGCCACCAGCTTAGAGGCTCCAAGAGGAAGCTCTGGAGACAGCAGCATCGGTGATATGAGACAGCATAGCTCAGTGATATGTTCTGAGACTGCTgctgagactgggaaagctgggtgacagctcagtgatatgttcTGAGACAGCTactgagactgggaaagctgggtgacagcccaGTGAGATGTGACTGCTactgagactgggaaagctgggtgacagctcagtgatatgttcTGAGACTGCTgctgagactgggaaagctgggtgacagctcagtgatatgttcTGAGACAGCTactgagactgggaaagctgggtgacagcccaGTGAGATGTGACTGCTactgagactgggaaagctgggtggcagctcagtgatatgtgattggtaaagctgggtgacagctcagtgatatgtgacagctgctgagactgggaaagctgggtgacagctcagtgatatgtgacTGCTGCtaagactgggaaagctgggtggcagctcagtgatatgtgatTGGTAAAGATGGgtgacagctcagtgatatgttcTGAGACAGCTactgagactgggaaagctgagtgacagccTAGTGAGATGTGACTGCTACTGagattgggaaagctgggtgacagctcagtgatatgtgacAGCTGCTGAGACTGGTAAAGCTGAGTGACAGCCCAGTGATATGTGACTGCTgctgagactgggaaagctgggtgacagctcagtgatatgtgactgctgctaagacagggaaagctgggtgacagctcagtgatatgtaactgctgctgagacagggaaagctgggtgacagctctgTGATATGTGACTGCTgctgagactgggaaagctgggtgacagctcagtgatatgtaactgctgctgagacagggaaagctgggttatagctcagtgatatgtgactggtaaagctgggtgacagctccgTGATATGACTGCTgctgagactgggaaagctgggttacagcTTAGTGATATGACTGCTgctgagactgggaaagctgggtgacagctcagtgatatgtgactgctgctgagactgggaaagctgggtgacagctcagtgatatgtgactgctgctgagactgggaaagctgggtgacagctcagTGATGTGTTCTGAGACAGCTactgagactgggaaagctgggtgacagcccaGTGAGATGTGTCATCACAGCTCCGTGATATGTGACAGCTGCTGagacagggaaagctgggtgacagctcagtgatatgtgactgctgctgagactgggaaagctgggtgacagctcagtgatatgtgactgctgctgagactgggaaagctgggtgacagctcagtgatatgttcTGAGACAGCTactgagactgggaaagctgagtgacagccCAGTGAGATGTGACTGCTACTGagattgggaaagctgggtgacagctcagtgatatgtgacagctgctgagactgggaaagctgggtgacagctcagtgatatgtgacTGCTGCtaagactgggaaagctgggtggcagctcagtgatatgtgattggtaaagctgggtgacagctcagtgatatgtgacagctgctgagactgggaaagctgggtgacagctcagtgatatgtgaaTGCTGCTGagacagggaaagctgggtgacagcttcgtgatatgtgactggtaaagctgggtgacagctccgTGATATGTGACAGCTgctgagactgggaaagctgggtgacagctctgTGATATGTGACTGCTGcagagactgggaaagctgggtgacagctcagtgatatgtaactgctgctgagacagggaaagctgggttatagctcagtgatatgtgactggtaaagctgggtgacagctccgTGATATGACTGCTgctgagactgggaaagctgggttacagcTTAGTGATATGACTGCTgctgagactgggaaagctgggtgacagcccaGTGATATGTGACTGCTgctgagactgggaaagctgagtgacagctcagtgatatgtgacTGCTGCTGagacagggaaagctgggtgacagctccgTGATATGTGACTGGTAAAGCTGGTTGACAGCTCCGTGATATGTGACAGCTgctgagactgggaaagctgggtgacagctcagtgatatgtgactgctgctgagactgggaaagttgggtgacagctcagtgatatgtgacagctgctgagactgggaaagctgggtgacagctcagtgatatgtgacTGGCATGCTAGTAATTGTAGTCCCGCAGCAGCTGGAGGTCCGCAGGTTGggcacctgcagtatatagaccgGGTTTCCCCCGCTCTTGTGTAGTCGGACACTGTGAATCCTTATAGAAGACCCTGAACTGTCCCCTTGTGTGTCATGGCCGCTGTTACCATAGTAACACTTAGTGCTGGCATTCGGTGTGCCATGCGTTACTATGGTACCACGAGACGTTCCGTCTTCACTAAATACACGACAGGCGGCTCACAGCGGGGACTGGTAGAACAGAGTGGCAGTATACGACTGTATTCACACCAaacatatgtatatatccattTACCTGACAATAGAAAGAAAATCTGAAGAATAACTGCCCTGTTTGAACACTTCCACGATCATGACCTCGCAGCAGGCTGTAAAGTGAGGACGGTTTCTCTGGGGAGTCAGGAGTTTAACCCTTTGTGCTGACTGTTGATAAAACCTCAGAGGGAATTTAGCAATGCCTTCAGCGTTTATAGTTTTTGCGCAGTGGGACATTGACTCCATAGACATCACTGTTCGGGCCATATTATTAGGCAGCCCGGGGTGGTCCGTAAAGCTGCGCCAAACTTTGTGAACATTTACTGAGCCTTGATAATTACcacatgtaatagtacccttaaaggTCATACACAGAGCCATGACACCCAGGTGTGAAGTATGGGCTACGTGTGCAGGTTGCTCCGGTGCCCAGGGGCCTTTTCCCCACTCCCCTCGGCCCCCTCTGACTCTTCTGGACCCGTATCTGTTTTGACAGGCCGTTCAGGCAATTACTGGCCATGGGGTCGTCCCGTCtcggttagtgattggctgagcggcctgtcactgaagagacagggccagaagtgtcagaggcGGGGAAAACACAGGGAAAAGGCACCAGGACATCGGGGGAACATGGGTAAGGGCCtcattacatggaaagattatcgtgtgaaaaatcgttatataattcaaatttaaactataatctttctgtgtgtatgcaggcgaCAAACGATTAACGAAAAAACTCTTCTGTATGTGGTAATCTCATCTTTAGAGCTGACCATCAAATCTTTAATCGTTTACTtaattatttgttatttattcgcaaatcttttggtgtatgtattatcATGTGTATTATGGGGGAAAAGTTCAGGTCATTCGCAATCGTTTATCGTAGAAAATGAAAAATCGATTGGTCTTATAGGACCCTAtgctagcagatcagcactcgctttaCACTgcttatcaggccgtgtaatacgccagtcttccagtacttatcagctgctgtatgtcctgtaaaaagtggtgaattctctccagtctgacactgtgctctctgcttccacctctgtccatgtcaggaactgtccagggcagcagcaaatccctatagaaaatctctatggctctggacagttcctgacatggacagaggtggcagcagagagcactgtgtcaaactggaaagaatacactactttttgcatgacatacagcaggagatttttttaaaggggaactatcagcaggttagacaaatctaacctgctgatagcccgctGTAGCgccagggacactgaggaggaaggtatgtgcgttaccttcctcctctacaCTGGTCCCACGCcgttagtcagggtaaactctgTTCGGGAGCACCACTGCGTCATCCGGCCCgcaccctccattgattatcattagaagaggTTGccggatgacgcggcagtgctcctaagggtgctccggagcagagtcTACCCCGACTgacggcgccgaggaggaaggtaacacacacctTCCTCTTCAGCGTCCCCGACGCTACAGGGGCCTATCAGTAGGTAAGAtttgtctaaactgctgatagttcccctttaaattttagttaattacaactctatataattttgttatgctgcgtttatacggaacgattatcgttcgaaatttgcacgataacgatcgaattcgaacgataatcgtacatgtaaacgcagcgaacgatcaaacaacgagcgagaaatcgttcattttgatcttacatcatcttaaatcgtcattcgcaaaaaattcgctccatataaacagtcgttcaccgatttaacctatgtgcgagataggcttaagcgctcgcaaaacgatttttccatacgatatatcgttccgtctaaacgctgatcgttataaaaagaaatcgttactttgaaattgttaatcgtacgatcgggcgaattatcgctccgtgtaaacgcagcattaaaccaGCTAATTGGAAAGAAAatcttttttgccttttttttaacccccttaaGAGATGAAAGGATCAGCCAGAAGCCGagttctgactgtttttttttttactgttcttaTGGGTTGTAAAAAAACACCGCCTTTCTGTCTACTACTTACTTTGACAGAACTCAGGAGTAAGACAAGTGTGTTTACACGCTTGTTCACACTTGCACCAATTTTACGGCTTACAATTTACAAGTTATTTTCCtgcgggggaaaaaaaagaaaagaaaagagaaaaaatttttttgtactGAAACGAGGCACaaaacagcgtgtgaacatagtctgcgtctgtcagggcatgctgggagctgcggTTTTGTAACAGCTACAGGGCCGGGCAGCAACGCTATATGGCAAGAACCTCTGCACGACCTTACAGCCCATAGACCAGAAGAGGTCAGCGCCATCATGACGGCCGCCAGATGTTGTACTACGTGACCCGCACTATAACACGAAAGGAGACGCACCCCCTCTAAGCCATGTATCTATACGCTGTATGTGATATTTACATAGAGGACTGGCAGGGCGCCCCCTAGAGTGCATAAAAGGATACAATATCAATACACTGATACAAACAGATCATAAAATTATAAACTATAAAACTCATCAAACttttgcacagcccataaaaTTGTCATCAAAGACGGCGACTAAGCGGCTTCATCCCCTGACCATGGAGAGTCATAGAAACCAATGGAGATCGGACGCAGCCTCCATAGTCCCGAGACTAAAAGTTACAGGATTTAAAAGCCGCAGCGCCCCCCCAATACAGGAAATAAAGCGCAATCTGCACACCGCTTAAAGGAGCGGTCACTATATAGATAATATATGGTGCAGACACAGCAGAGCGCCCcctacagcacattacagtaaTAATTCTGATGATAACAGTAATAACAGAGTGAATACATCATGATGAATATGAGGAGCTGACAATGAGTCTCTTACCTCCCACACTCCCAGCCAGACTGGAGCTGATGCACACAGGGTGTCACTATCTCCTACACGGATGGGGGAGCCCAAAACCTGCCTCCATGTCCTCTCACCCCCTGAATCCTCTGCCCCGTATACACTTACATCTGCTACAATAGTCTGGTCAGATAACCCTGCCTCAGTGGTTGCGGACGCTCCATGTGAAAGGAAATTACAAAATAATTATAAACGTCTCCCCCCATAAGCGGCGCAGTGGTACGGTCGGGGGCAGCCGCCTGATTGCGTTGTACGTGCTGGACCCACCGGGTTAACCCATTCAGAGCTGGTGTAATTAGAGCAGAGGCTCGGCCGGGGGCGCGACCATcctgaggggaggggaggggggacgcTGCAGATGTGGTGTTAACTCCTTCAGGGCTGGTGGTGACTGCTCACTCCTCACATTGCTCTGGATAGTGGATGTGGTTATGGTGTGGCACCATCATGGCATTGTTATTGGGCACTGACCGCACAGGGAATTATTTGGGATCTGAGTCAGGCTTTGGGATGGGATTGATGGAGACCTGGTGGTTTAGGTGGCCAGTGTGgcctttatatacagtggtgttaTCTATGAGGAGCTTGGACGGCTATGGGGCAGCATGGTCAGTAGTGATAAAGCATGTATCCCTCAtatccaaccgtatctcatcttgtatccctcatatccaaccgtatctcatcttgtatccctcatatccaaccgtatctcatcttgtatccctcatatccaaccgtatctcatcttgtatccctcatatccaaccgtatctcatcttgtatccctcatatccaaccgtatctcatcttgtatccctcatatccaaccgtatctcatcttgtatccctcATATCCAAATGTATCTCATCTTATATCCTCCATatccaaccatatctcatcttgtatcctccataTCCAACTATATCTCATCTTATATCCTCCatatccaactgtatctcatcttgtatccctcatatccaaccgtatctcatcttgtatcctccataTCCAACTGTATCTAATCTTGTATCCTCCATATCCAACTAAATCTAATCTTGTATCCTCCAtatccaaccgtatctcatcttgtatcctccataTTCAactatatctcatcttgtatcctccatatccaactgtatctcatcttgtatcctccataTCTAAATGTATCTAATCATGCATCCATCTTGTCTCCCTCAtatccaaccgtatctcatcttgtatccctcatatccaactgtatctcatcttgtatcctccataTCCAACTGTATCTAATCATGCATCCATCTTGTATCCTCCatatccaactgtatctcatcttgtatcctccatatccaactgtatctcatcttgtatcctccataTCCAACTGTATCTAATCTTGAATCCTTTATTtccaactgtatctcattttGTATCCTCCatatccaactgtatctcatcttgtatcctccatacccaactgtatctcatcttgtattcttcatatccaactgtatctcatcttgtatcctccgtatctaactgtatctcatcttgtatcctccatatctaactgtatctcatcttgaaTCCTTTatatccaactgtatctcatcttgtatcctccatatctaactgtatctcatcttgaaTCCTTTatatccaactgtatctcatcttgtatccttcATATCCAGCTGtgtctcatcttgtatcctccatatccaactgtatctcatcttgtatcctccatatccaactgtatctcatcttgtatcctccataTCCAACTGTACCTCAACTTGTATCCTCCatatccaactgtatctcatcttgtatcctccatatccaactgtatctcatcttgaaTCCTTTAtttccaactgtatctcatcttgggtccctcatatccagctgtatctcatcttgtatcacTCATATCcagctgtatctcatcttgtatccttcATATCCAACTGTGTCTCATCTTGTATCCTTCatatccaactgtatctcatcttgtatcctccatatccaactgtatctcatcttgtatcctccatatccaactgtatctcatcttgtttcCTCCATATCCAACTGTATCTCAACTTGTTTCCTCCatatccaactgtatctcatcttgtatcctccataTCCAACTGTGTCTCATCTTGTATCCTTCATATCCAACTGTATCTCAacttgtatcctccatgtccaactgtatctcatcttttaTCCCTCATATCCCACTGTATCTCATCATGTATCCTCCATGTCTAACTGGCTAGAAGTGCCTAACTATTTCTCATCCCATATCCAGATTTAATGTGCCCaattgtatctcatcttgtatctaaGCTAGAGGTGCCCAATGGTATCTCATTATGTACCCAGGCTGGAGTTGACCACTGTATCtgatcttgtatccaggctagaggtgcccaaccttatctcatcacatcacacatacatcatcatatcacacatatctactGTTTTCTGCTATCAGCTATTTCCTCCTGGGGAGTGTGACTGAGACGGTCATACATATTATACAGCTGTCAGCTATCCCTCCCAGTGCCCCCTGTACATGTATATTCATCTAAGctgaggctgtgtttacacattgcagttttactGCGTTACTGTATCATGTGATTGCGTtcctgcaatgaaactccaatgtgtgtgaacatagcgtcagCATGCATGAGCTGTAAGTGAGGATCCGGGAGTAAGCTCTTATAATGCTCCTGCACCATTATAAGCTGCTGTGCCCCTTTAAGTCCTGAACACCTAAGTTTCCTTCTTGTCTCAGAGTTTTCTTCTCCTAACAACACACTGACCAATCGCAGCAGTCTTTTCACTTTCTGGCACTGTATTGTGAGAGAGGCGTTGCTATTGGGGACTCTGGCACAGTCGTGAGTCAGGAGTGGTGGGCAGATGAACTCTTGTTCTGATCCGCAGTACAGCTTACATTTGCCCTGGGGGAGCATTGGAGGGCTTGGAGCTTTCACATTGCTGCAGTGGGGGGTCTGCACAGTGTCAGGAGGTCGCCTGTAAAGTCCCCTGTTCTTTGTTTCCTGCTTCTTACAAGACATGGCTTCTGCCGAACTGAAAGAGGAGCTGAACTGTTCAATCTGCCTGAGCATTTACACAGACCCTGCCATGCTGAACTGTGGCCACAACTTCTGCCAGGTCTGCATCAGCCGTGTCCTGGATACCCAGGAGGAAGCGGGACTTTACAGCTGTCCTGAATGCAGAGCTGAGTATTCGAGCCGCCCTCCAGTGCAGAGGAACATGAAACTGTGCAACATAGTGGAGTGCTTCCTGTCCTCCAGACCAGTGCAGGAACAGGCTGGGATCTTCTGTACGTATTGTGTGCATTGTCCTGTGCCCGCCATCAAGACCTGCCTGCAGTGCGAGACCTCCTTGTGTGACGTCCACCTACGGGCACACAGCAAGCTGGTGGAGCACACGCTGACTGAGCCCACCACGTCTTTGGAGAACAGAAAATGCCCTGTTCATAAGAAATTATTGGAGTACTACTGTCCTCAGGATGCCGCATGCATATGTGTGTCCTGCTGCGCCTTCGGAGAGCATCGGGGCCATCAGGTGGCTCTTCTTTACGAGGCCTCCAAGAAGAAAAAGGAGAAGCTGAGACTCATCATGGAAAAACTGACCTCAAAGAGAGAAGAGACCGAGAAGAGGGTGCAAAGTTTACAGGACCACCGGCAAAAAGTGGAAGAGAAGGCGTCCACCATCACCGAGAGGGTCACCCTCCTCTTCAAGGAGATTCGGGAAGAGTTGGAGGTCTTGGAGAAGAAGGTGTTGAGTGAGATTACCGGCCAAGAGGAGCAGGTCTCCCTCCATGTGACCGATCTTATTCAACAACTAGAGATGGAGAAGGACGAGCTGAGCAAGAAGATGCAATGTATGGAAGAGCTGTGCAACATCAACGACCCGCTCACCGTCTTACAAGGACGGGAGTCGGAGGCCACCAACCTCTACGTGGTGGAGGATGGAGAACACGAGGACCGGAAGAAAGACGACAAAAAGGTGCAGGCAGTGTGCGATCTGGATGAGGGTCTGATCTCGGTCATACTACACACCGCATTGACCGACATTGTGACCGGCCTTAAAGCCAAACGGGGCTTCAAGATGAAGGTGGCCTCCGATATCCTACTGGACGTCAACACAGCCGGAGACTACGTATCGGTGTCCCGGGACCTGAAAACCGCCTCTTGGTCCGAGACCAAGCAATGTCGCCCCAAGACCCCCGAACGCTTTGTGAATTATCACATATTAAGCACCAGGATCTTCAACTCTGGACAAAACTACTGGGAGGTGGAGACCAGCGAATCCGGCTACTGGATGGTGGGATTGGCCTATCCAAGTATAGAGAGGAAAGGAGACCGGGCCGTGACCGGCTACAATAAGAAATCCTGGTGTCTGCGAATGTCCGATAAAGCGCACTCTGCCATCCACGACTCCAAGATTAACCCCTTGTACCCCGATGCCTCGGTGCAAAGGCTGGGCATATACCTGGACTATGAG contains these protein-coding regions:
- the LOC138784896 gene encoding E3 ubiquitin/ISG15 ligase TRIM25-like; the protein is MASAELKEELNCSICLSIYTDPAMLNCGHNFCQVCISRVLDTQEEAGLYSCPECRAEYSSRPPVQRNMKLCNIVECFLSSRPVQEQAGIFCTYCVHCPVPAIKTCLQCETSLCDVHLRAHSKLVEHTLTEPTTSLENRKCPVHKKLLEYYCPQDAACICVSCCAFGEHRGHQVALLYEASKKKKEKLRLIMEKLTSKREETEKRVQSLQDHRQKVEEKASTITERVTLLFKEIREELEVLEKKVLSEITGQEEQVSLHVTDLIQQLEMEKDELSKKMQCMEELCNINDPLTVLQGRESEATNLYVVEDGEHEDRKKDDKKVQAVCDLDEGLISVILHTALTDIVTGLKAKRGFKMKVASDILLDVNTAGDYVSVSRDLKTASWSETKQCRPKTPERFVNYHILSTRIFNSGQNYWEVETSESGYWMVGLAYPSIERKGDRAVTGYNKKSWCLRMSDKAHSAIHDSKINPLYPDASVQRLGIYLDYEAGRLSFYQVCESIRHLHTFIAHFTEPLHAAFCVYNNSWVRIRS